From Halomarina ordinaria:
GTTCGTGGCGCGACTCACGCCCGCCGAGAGGGCCGCACCGATATCGAGGACCATACGCGAGAGTCGCTCGCGCCGACGGATAAATATTCAGGTGTTTCGACCGTTACGGCCAGTCGTCGCGCTCCTCGCCGCTCGCCGTCGTCGGCGGGTCGGGGTCGCCGAGCGTCCACCCGGCGGCCTCGGCGGCCGCCTCCAGCGGGAGGAACTCCCAGTCGACCTCCTCGGCCAGCGCCTCGTCGGCCTCGTCGGTGCCGACGAAGACGTGCCGGTCGGTGTCGAACTGGCGTTTCACGTTCTCCAGGCTCTCTCTCTTCCCTCGCGGGCCGGAGAAGAAGTCCTGACGGATGCGGTTCTTCCGGGTGAAGTTCGTCACCACGTAGGTCGGTTTCTCGCTGACGACGCCGAG
This genomic window contains:
- a CDS encoding DUF7124 domain-containing protein, yielding MNGGGSSDMTLAFELDALKRFADPEAVFTDARTWTKYLGVVSEKPTYVVTNFTRKNRIRQDFFSGPRGKRESLENVKRQFDTDRHVFVGTDEADEALAEEVDWEFLPLEAAAEAAGWTLGDPDPPTTASGEERDDWP